GCGCGGTGGGCAGCCCATGGCGCAGCATGAATTCTTTGGCCTGGCAGCGGCTGCGCTCGAGCATGGTCGAGCGTTGCGATGGGCCGCACACGCCGATCTGCATCGACACTACCTCGTCGACCAGGCCGGCTTGCAGCGGCTGGCTGTTGGCCGGCACGATCATGTCGATGCCTTCGTCGAAGGCCCAGCGCGCAATCGCCGCCGCGTCGCCGGTGTCGAGCTCGGCCGAGGGCACAAGCGCGCTGGTGCCGCCGTTGCCGGGGGCACAGATCAGCTCTGTCACCAGCGGGCTGTTGAATAGCTTCCAGGCTAGCGCATGCGCGCGCCCGTCGTTGCCAAGCAGTAGCACTTTCATACAGATTCGGGGTACACGATTTTCATTAGACGCTGTCTGGGGCGCTGGGAATGCGCAGGGTGTAACCCCGCGCATTCCCCGGCTGGCCGCGCCCGGCCAACCAACAGCGATACCGTTTCAAACAGATGCTCAGGCCTGCACCAGCGCTCGTAGCTTCTCGACCTGGTAGCCCGACTGCGCTGCGGCTTCTTGCAGCTGCCGCACCAGCGCGTAGCACTCGCGGATGGTGTCGTCGCCTGGGCCGCTGCCGCCGGCGCTGAGTGAGATCAGCGCCATGCGCCACAGCCAGTTCAGCAGCAGCTCGAAGGCGTTTTTGTCGAACCACAGCGTGCCCTGATAGCGGTTGACGCGCAGCAGTTGCTGCACTTCGCCGTCGGACAGCAGCGAATCGACCAGCCGGGCGGGCTGTTGAAGCTCGGGCGAGCGGAACCAGTCTTGGTAGCTCGTTAGGTGTTTCAGCACGCTCAGCGCCTGCGAGGTAGCATAGTCGTCGGCGCCTAGCTCGCGCAGCACGCCGCTCACGATCCGGCCCAGCCGCCACTCGTCGATCCAGCTGCGGCTCTGCTCGGCGTAGTCGCCCGCGCCAGTCACTTTGCCAAGCGCATGAATGATCACCCAGCCGAACATACCGCCCCACGCGGCGTTGCCGCCGGCCAGTTCGACGTTGCCGTTGCCGGTGAAGCGCTGCTCGAGCGCCGGCAGCTGCATGATCGCCGCCAGCTCGTCGCGTGCCTCGCGCGCGATCGGCTCGGGTGCGGTGCCGTTGCCGGTGAAGCGCTTGATCTCGTGCAGCAGGTTGAGCATCTTCTGCTCGAATTCATCCAGTAGGGGTTGCAGGGTGTCGGGTTGCAGGGTGTCGGGTTGCAGGGTGTCGGGTTGCAGGGTGTCGGGTTGCAGGGTGTCGGGTTGTGCCGGCTCAACCTGCGCATCGTCTAACCCGTGAACCTGCAAACTCTCGGCGGCGTCGATCAGCCGCCGGAACATGTCGGCGTTCACGAGCTCTTTGAATGGGTAGTGTAGTGGTTGCAGGAACAGCTCGTTCATGGCTTCATCGACGCTTGGCACGCCGCGGCCGGCCAGGAAGCTGGCCAGCTGCTCGTACTGGTGCAACCCATCGCTGCGCACCTCGCGCCAGTCGAGAAAGACAACGTATGTGTAGGCGCCTAGCTCGGCATACATGCCCTGCTCGGCCAGCTCGCGCCCGTTGCGCAGGTACTCCAACCCGGTAACGTAGTCGCGAAAGATATAGAAGATGCCGTCGCCGGCCTGGAGGCTCAGCCCTTCGCCGATGGTGCGCTGGATCAGCGTACGCTCGTCGCCGGTTTTTACCGAGAAGGCCGCCGAGCTACGCACCCAGCCGCGCACCTCGGCATATTTATTGTGGTACAGCACCAGCGCGCGCTCGTCGCCATGGCGATTCGAGTAGGCGTATACATCCTCGGTCAGCGCTCCGTCGGTAGTGAAGAAGTCGTACAGCAGAAAGTGCTCGACCTCGGCGAACAGGTAGCGCTTGTGCATCAGTGGGAAGATCTCGCGCTCGTGCCGCTCGATCAGATACTGGTCGGGGTGCTCGTCCCAGTAGGCTCGCTGGTACTCCATGCCATACTTCTCGGCAAAGCCCTCGACCTGGCCATGGCCGAGCATGGGCAGGCCCGGCAGCGTCAGCATCACTGTGCATATACCAAAGTATTTGTCGCCCTTGCCGAACTGGTCGACCGCAGTGCGCTCGTCGGGGTTGTTCTGGAAGTTGACATAACGCTTCAGAATCTCGGGATCGAACTCGAGCGTTTGCTTCATGATCGAGCGATACTTAGCGTTGTCTTCGTCGCGCAGCAGGTGCATGAATGCGCTGTTATACACCCGGTGCATGCCCAGCGTGCGCACGAAATAGCCCTCCATCAGCCAGAACGCCTCGGCCAGCAGCAGGGTGTCGGGCACCTCGGCGGCCACGCGATCGACTACCTCGCGCCAGAACTCGTGCGGGATGGCGGCCTCGAAATCGGCCTTCGACAAGGCATACTCCGAGCGTGACGGGATGGCGCCGCCCGCGCCCGGCTCGGGGAACCACAGGCGCTGGATATGGCGCTTGGCCAGGGTCATAGCCGCGTCGAAGCGGATCACCGGAAACTGGCGCGCCACGTGCAGGATGGTCTGGATCACGCCCTCGCGCGCCTCGGGGTTGAGGTAGTTGATCTGGGCGGTATCGTTCCAGGGCATGCTGGTGCCGTCGTTGCCGTGGTAGATATAGCGCGTGTCGCCGCTCTGGCGGTCGTGGCGCTTGAACACCACCGCCGCGTCGCTGCGGTCGTAGTAGTGATCTTCCATATAGATGCCCACCCGGCCATCCCACGATAGATCGGGGCCATTGAAGCTGTACACCGGGTATGGGCTTTCGGGTACCGACAAGAACCAGTCGGGGTGCTCGACCACCCACTTACCATCGATGCCGACATGGTTCGGCACCATGTCGCTGGCCAGGCGGATGCCGCGCTGCCAGGCGCGCTCGCGCAGGTTCTGGCAGGCCGGCTCGCCGCCTAGCCGCCGGGCGATCTGGTAGTCGAACAGCGAGTAGGCCGAGGCGACTGCCTCGGGGTTGCCCATCATTTGTTTGACGCGCTGCGAGGCCGCGCTACGCTCCCACAGGCCAATCAGCCACAGGCCGGTAACGCCCCAGCGCTGGAGCTTGTCGAGCTCTTCGTCGGGCACCTGGTCGAGGGTCGTGACCGGCCGGCCATACTCTTTGGCCAGTTGGTCGAGCCAGACATACGCGTTCTTGGCCAGCATCACCAGCCGCGGCATCCAGTCTCTGTCGGGGCTGAACTGCTCGGGCTCGGCTGCCAGCCCGGCAAACGACTCGATTGGGATCTCGATCGGGCCTGGCCCGAAGAACGTGGGCTTCTCCTCTTCCTTGATCAGGTCGAGCCCGCCGAGCAGCCGGTAGACATCTTTGCCGAGCGTGAGGCCCCAGCGCCCACGGATGAATTCGAGCTGGGCCTCGAGCGAGTGCGGCGCGGCGCGCGCAGGCGCCAGCAGCATGTCGATCAGGTTTTCGCCAGGGCCTAATAGGCCACCCGCACGGCCGGTGCCGGGGCCACCCGCCCCCGTACCTGTGCCGGCGGTGGCCGGCGAGCCGAAGAAGGTGCGTAGCGATGAGATGATCGACGGGTAGGGGGTCTCTCGTTCGAGGTCGTGATCGTCGAACAGCTCCTGGAATGGCGCGAACGCGGGGTTGGCATTTTCGATCCACAGCATCAGCATCTCTTCGAGCACCACATGGCGGTTGGGGATGCCGTCGGTGCTGCCGGCCAGATACGTCTCGATATCGGTGTCGCGCCGATAGACTGCCAGTGCCGGGAATTCATCGGCAAACTTGCGCAGCGAGGCGTCCACGGCGGCCGGGCCGACCTGCTGGTTCAGCCAGTCGAGCGACTGCTCGAGTATCTGTGGGTTTTGCTGCTCGCGATACAGCCGGAACATGTGGTGAGTCAGCTCGTGGATCAGCGCCAGTGCGTTGATCTGCGAAGCCTTGACCGCCTGCTCGGGGAAGGTGGCCAGGTCGCGCTTCTCATTCATACGTTGCGCAAACAGCCGCGCCGCACGAAAGTTTGCGAAGATAACATTGCCCGAGATTGTGTAGAGCCAGTCGTCGAAGCGGTAGCGGTCGCGCGAGTCGCGGGCCACGTGGAACTCGAACCCGTGCGGGCCAGGGCTGCGGTCTGTCACCATGATTCCCTCGTATACTACATTCGCTTTGTGTATGTCTCGGCACGCGACGCGGCGTACCCGATGTGCGGTTGGCGCCGCTACCGCGGCAGGCAGGCAGCATCTATCGCCACCCACCGCAGTGAGATGCCTTCATATCGCTGCGGGCCTCGCGTGCCGGTGCCCCGGCCGCCTGCTCAAGCCCTGTGCATGAGGCACGTACGAAGATGCGCATACATGCTAGGGCATAGTTGCGATTTGGTCAATCAAGCAAAAGGCATCATTGTGTTGCCCTTCGTGCGGCATAGCGGTACAATAGATGGGCTGTACTATCGCAAAGGGAATCGCGTGATTATATACGACGAACTAGCCGCCGGACTCGAAGACGCCTGGCTTCTGGCCGGCCTGCACGACCACCTGCTGGTCGAGAGCGTTCAGCCCGATACACTTGAGCGGATCTACCGTGTCGAGCTATTTCCCGAGCACACCGAGCCGCTCACCGAAGGCAGCTCGCCGCCGTGGGTCGAGCTGAGCTTTACCTGGACGGCGGCGCACCAGCTGCACTCCGAGGGGCGCGAGATCTCACCTGGCCCGCTCGAACTTTCCTGGACATACACGGTCGATGTGCGCGAGCAGGCCGAGCGCAGCGATATTGATCTGACGCGCGCGTTTAACGCTGCGGTGCGCGCTGCACTGCGGCGCGCCGCCCCCGATCTGCCCACGCCGGCTGAATATGTGGCTGTCGAGGTACGCCGCGGCTACCGCACCGGCAGCGACAAACCGGTGCTCGCGTATGTGCAGCTGGTCGGCACGAATGTCACCGACCTGGGCGACCTGTGGAGCGAACGATCGCCCGAGGCGCTGCGCGAGGCATTGCGCGACGAGCTGGTGATCGTGGCGGCGCTGTTGCACGCCCTGGGTGAGACGTTTACCCCCAGTGGGTTGGGCGGCTACCGCGCGGTCGACACCGCCTAGATCCGGTGGGTTTCACATAATTCATCCGTCAAGGCAGCGCCACTATGGTATAATTTCATCGATCTCCAACGCCTGGCAACGATACCGCGTACGCTTGGTTGCGCCGTGTTTGCAGCGTTGGTGTGGATAGGGGGCTACGATGAGCAACCAGATGCGTACAGGTATTCGCGAGCGCCTCGAGGATGAGCGTCGCCGGCTGCTCGACGATATCGCGGCGCTCGATGCCGAAAACCAGCTTCAGCAAGAGGACTCCGGCGTGGGGAATCACATGGCCGACGATGCGAGCGATGTGATGAATCGCGAGCGCAACTTCGCGCTGCGCGGTAACGCCGAAGAGCTGCTGGCCCATGTCGATGTGGCACTCAAGCGGCTCGCTGCCGGCACATATGGGCAGTGCGCGCGCTGCGGCAACCCGATCAATCCCGAGCGGCTTGAGGCGCTGCCATATGCGGCCTATTGCATCACCTGCCAGTCTGAGGTCGAGCGTGCGCGCTAGTAGCGCGCGGCCGCAGCCGCGTAACCCGGCTGCGCACGGGCATTACACCGGCGCCTCGGCGTACGGGCACAATTTATGTGTGCGCGCCGCACGGAACAGTTCCGAACGCCCCTATGGCTTCGGCTTGCGGCCGGCTAGTGCTGGCGTTGCCTGGCTACGCGGTGGCTTGGCGCGTGG
The sequence above is drawn from the Candidatus Kouleothrix ribensis genome and encodes:
- a CDS encoding TraR/DksA C4-type zinc finger protein, with product MSNQMRTGIRERLEDERRRLLDDIAALDAENQLQQEDSGVGNHMADDASDVMNRERNFALRGNAEELLAHVDVALKRLAAGTYGQCARCGNPINPERLEALPYAAYCITCQSEVERAR
- a CDS encoding alpha-amylase, which translates into the protein MVTDRSPGPHGFEFHVARDSRDRYRFDDWLYTISGNVIFANFRAARLFAQRMNEKRDLATFPEQAVKASQINALALIHELTHHMFRLYREQQNPQILEQSLDWLNQQVGPAAVDASLRKFADEFPALAVYRRDTDIETYLAGSTDGIPNRHVVLEEMLMLWIENANPAFAPFQELFDDHDLERETPYPSIISSLRTFFGSPATAGTGTGAGGPGTGRAGGLLGPGENLIDMLLAPARAAPHSLEAQLEFIRGRWGLTLGKDVYRLLGGLDLIKEEEKPTFFGPGPIEIPIESFAGLAAEPEQFSPDRDWMPRLVMLAKNAYVWLDQLAKEYGRPVTTLDQVPDEELDKLQRWGVTGLWLIGLWERSAASQRVKQMMGNPEAVASAYSLFDYQIARRLGGEPACQNLRERAWQRGIRLASDMVPNHVGIDGKWVVEHPDWFLSVPESPYPVYSFNGPDLSWDGRVGIYMEDHYYDRSDAAVVFKRHDRQSGDTRYIYHGNDGTSMPWNDTAQINYLNPEAREGVIQTILHVARQFPVIRFDAAMTLAKRHIQRLWFPEPGAGGAIPSRSEYALSKADFEAAIPHEFWREVVDRVAAEVPDTLLLAEAFWLMEGYFVRTLGMHRVYNSAFMHLLRDEDNAKYRSIMKQTLEFDPEILKRYVNFQNNPDERTAVDQFGKGDKYFGICTVMLTLPGLPMLGHGQVEGFAEKYGMEYQRAYWDEHPDQYLIERHEREIFPLMHKRYLFAEVEHFLLYDFFTTDGALTEDVYAYSNRHGDERALVLYHNKYAEVRGWVRSSAAFSVKTGDERTLIQRTIGEGLSLQAGDGIFYIFRDYVTGLEYLRNGRELAEQGMYAELGAYTYVVFLDWREVRSDGLHQYEQLASFLAGRGVPSVDEAMNELFLQPLHYPFKELVNADMFRRLIDAAESLQVHGLDDAQVEPAQPDTLQPDTLQPDTLQPDTLQPDTLQPLLDEFEQKMLNLLHEIKRFTGNGTAPEPIAREARDELAAIMQLPALEQRFTGNGNVELAGGNAAWGGMFGWVIIHALGKVTGAGDYAEQSRSWIDEWRLGRIVSGVLRELGADDYATSQALSVLKHLTSYQDWFRSPELQQPARLVDSLLSDGEVQQLLRVNRYQGTLWFDKNAFELLLNWLWRMALISLSAGGSGPGDDTIRECYALVRQLQEAAAQSGYQVEKLRALVQA